The Homo sapiens chromosome 5, GRCh38.p14 Primary Assembly genome includes a window with the following:
- the NSA2 gene encoding ribosome biogenesis protein NSA2 homolog isoform 1 (isoform 1 is encoded by transcript variant 1) codes for MPQNEYIELHRKRYGYRLDYHEKKRKKESREAHERSKKAKKMIGLKAKLYHKQRHAEKIQMKKTIKMHEKRNTKQKNDEKTPQGAVPAYLLDREGQSRAKVLSNMIKQKRKEKAGKWEVPLPKVRAQGETEVLKVIRTGKRKKKAWKRMVTKVCFVGDGFTRKPPKYERFIRPMGLRFKKAHVTHPELKATFCLPILGVKKNPSSPLYTTLGVITKGTVIEVNVSELGLVTQGGKVIWGKYAQVTNNPENDGCINAVLLV; via the exons ATG CCACAGAATGAATATATTGAATTACACCGTAAACGCTATGGATACCGTTTGGATTaccatgagaaaaagagaaagaaggaaagtcgAGAGGCTCATGAACGTtcaaagaaggcaaagaaaatgatTGGTCTGAAGGCTAAGCTTTACCATAAACAGCGTCATGctgagaaaatacaaatgaaaaagac TATCAAGATGCATGAAAAGAGAAACACCAAACAAAAGAATGATGAAAAGACACCACAGGGAGCAGTACCTGCCTATCTGCTGGACAGAGAGGGACAATCTCGAGCTAAAGTACTTTCCAATATgattaaacagaaaagaaaagagaaggcg GGAAAATGGGAAGTCCCTCTGCCTAAAGTACGTGCCCAGGGAGAAACAGAAGTATTAAAAGTTATTcgaacaggaaagagaaagaagaaggcatGGAAGAGAATGGTTACTAAAGTGTGCTTTGTTGGAGATGGCTTTACAAGAAAACCACCTAAATATGAAAGATTCATCAGGCCAATG GGCTTGCGTTTCAAGAAAGCCCATGTAACACATCCTGAACTGAAAGCCACCTTTTGCCTACCAATACTTGGTGTAAAGAAGAATCCCTCATCCCCACTGTATACAACTTTGGGTGTTATTACCAAAGGTACTGTCATTGAAGTAAATGTGAGCGAATTGGGCCTTGTGACACAAGGAGGCAAAGTTATTTGGG
- the NSA2 gene encoding ribosome biogenesis protein NSA2 homolog isoform 2 (isoform 2 is encoded by transcript variant 2) yields the protein MPQNEYIELHRKRYGYRLDYHEKKRKKESREAHERSKKAKKMIGLKAKLYHKQRHAEKIQMKKTIKMHEKRNTKQKNDEKTPQGAVPAYLLDREGQSRAKVLSNMIKQKRKEKAGKWEVPLPKVRAQGETEVLKVIRTGKRKKKAWKRMVTKVCFVGDGFTRKPPKYERFIRPMENMPRLPTILKMMDV from the exons ATG CCACAGAATGAATATATTGAATTACACCGTAAACGCTATGGATACCGTTTGGATTaccatgagaaaaagagaaagaaggaaagtcgAGAGGCTCATGAACGTtcaaagaaggcaaagaaaatgatTGGTCTGAAGGCTAAGCTTTACCATAAACAGCGTCATGctgagaaaatacaaatgaaaaagac TATCAAGATGCATGAAAAGAGAAACACCAAACAAAAGAATGATGAAAAGACACCACAGGGAGCAGTACCTGCCTATCTGCTGGACAGAGAGGGACAATCTCGAGCTAAAGTACTTTCCAATATgattaaacagaaaagaaaagagaaggcg GGAAAATGGGAAGTCCCTCTGCCTAAAGTACGTGCCCAGGGAGAAACAGAAGTATTAAAAGTTATTcgaacaggaaagagaaagaagaaggcatGGAAGAGAATGGTTACTAAAGTGTGCTTTGTTGGAGATGGCTTTACAAGAAAACCACCTAAATATGAAAGATTCATCAGGCCAATG
- the NSA2 gene encoding ribosome biogenesis protein NSA2 homolog isoform 3 (isoform 3 is encoded by transcript variant 4) gives MPQNEYIELHRKRYGYRLDYHEKKRKKESREAHERSKKAKKMIGLKAKLYHKQRHAEKIQMKKTIKMHEKRNTKQKNDEKTPQGAVPAYLLDREGQSRAKVLSNMIKQKRKEKAGKWEVPLPKVRAQGETEVLKVIRTGKRKKKAWKRMVTKVCFVGDGFTRKPPKYERFIRPMRRGFTVLARMVSISVIRPP, from the exons ATG CCACAGAATGAATATATTGAATTACACCGTAAACGCTATGGATACCGTTTGGATTaccatgagaaaaagagaaagaaggaaagtcgAGAGGCTCATGAACGTtcaaagaaggcaaagaaaatgatTGGTCTGAAGGCTAAGCTTTACCATAAACAGCGTCATGctgagaaaatacaaatgaaaaagac TATCAAGATGCATGAAAAGAGAAACACCAAACAAAAGAATGATGAAAAGACACCACAGGGAGCAGTACCTGCCTATCTGCTGGACAGAGAGGGACAATCTCGAGCTAAAGTACTTTCCAATATgattaaacagaaaagaaaagagaaggcg GGAAAATGGGAAGTCCCTCTGCCTAAAGTACGTGCCCAGGGAGAAACAGAAGTATTAAAAGTTATTcgaacaggaaagagaaagaagaaggcatGGAAGAGAATGGTTACTAAAGTGTGCTTTGTTGGAGATGGCTTTACAAGAAAACCACCTAAATATGAAAGATTCATCAGGCCAATG agacggggtttcaccgtgttagccaggatggtctcgatctccgtgatccgcccgccttag